From the genome of Halococcus agarilyticus:
CCCGCTATCCCACCTTTTGCTACGGTCGCTCACTTCGTTCGCTCTCTGCTCGCGGGCCGAAAGCCCGCTCGCACGGTACGGGGGACGCGGAGCGTCCCTCGCTCCTCGCAAAATCTGGACCAAAAGCCTCGTCACCTCCTTCGGAGGTTCCTCGGCCCGCTTGCTCACACCGCGCTCACGGCTTCTTGGCGCGGCGGAGCCGCGCCAACGGTCCGAGGCGGCTTCGCCGCCTCGCTATCGCCGTTCGCGCAAGCCGCGGCGCTTCGCGCCGCGCGTTCGCTCGCGGTACGATAGCTTGCCCGACCGCACCGACCGCAGACCCTAAATTCGGTAGTTCGCCCTCTCGAAACGCCAGTGGTGCTCAGTTTTGCTGTTCGTTCGCTGTTTCCGCGGGCGGATTCTGCGGCCGTGACTTGGCTTGATTCTCCTTCTGCGAACGATCTCCGTTCTCGGGCCGTGAGGAGACGTTTTGCGACCGTGTCACGTCCGTAGCTTCGGTTCGGGGCTGCGGTCTGGACTGGGTCGGCGCGCTCTCTCGGGACTGCTGGCGTGGCTGCGCGGTGCGGGACTGCGGCGGGTTTCGTGACGGCTCTCGTCGTGGTGGGGTGGACGCGTGCGGTTGCGGCGATTCGGCCGCCGGCTGCACGGGTTCGCTTCGGGGCTGCTGTGCGGTCGAGGGTCGGTTTGACGCTGTCGACGCGGATTCGCGAGGTGCGTTCGGGTCGGCGTCGTACACCTCGCCGCGTCCTGCGTACTCGTCGCCGTCGGGGCTCTTGCCGGCCGCGCGCGTCGTCCCGCGCGGGCGTTCGAGCACGAGGCCGCCCTTCCCGATCGCGATGTCGGGGTCGCCGAGCGCGAGGTCGTAGAGGGTGTCGTCGGTGGGGGTGTGGAGTCGCTCCCACCGTTCGCCGCCGTCCGTGCGCTGGTACATGAGGCCGCCGTCGCCGAGCGCGACCATCTGGTTCTCGTACATGTCGAACGCGTGGAGCGCGCCCTTCTCGGCGACGCCGATCGGCGTCCAGTCGCGGTAGGAGTTGTCGTAGCGGTAGAGCACCCCTTTCCCGGCGGCGATGTACACCCGGCCGTTGCGCTCGGCCCAGATGTCGTAGAACTTGACCTGTGACTCGATCACTCCGATGTCCTTCCAACCATCGTTTCTGGTTGTCATGAACGCGTTGCCGCTGGTGTCGATACCATACCCGTAGCCGTCGGGTGAGGCGGCCAGCCCTGTCATGGTCGACCCCTTGTTTGCGGGTTTCTCGGGCACGCCCCAGTTGATCGTGAACCCATCGACGCTGCACGGCATGATCTCCCCCGACCCGTTGGCGACCAGTAGCTTCTCGCTACCGGTGTTGCCGCTGACGGCGATCGACTCCCACGTGCTGGTCATCTCGTTGGGGTAGGAGTAGTCGTACTTCCGGTTGGTCTCGACGTCGTAGCAACCGATCGCGCCGCTCGACCCCGCGAACCACAGCCGCTTGCCGTCGTCGGTCACGTCGAGCGTCCGCAGCTGGTTTTGACTCACGTTCGGCCCGTCGTCGGTAATGATCGCCCATCCTTTGCCACGGTCACCCGCGATGATTCCGCCGTCACCCACCGCGAACGGACCGCGGGACGTGGTGACGACCTCGAAGAGGTCGTTCGAAAAGGGCGTCTCGACTACCTGCCACTCCGGCTCGTTCCTGTCGGCTCCGAGTCCCCACATGCGATCGGAGGAACGTCGCCGTAGCTCTTGAGTTGTGGACAATATATGGAAGAATAGAACGTTCGGGCTGGTGTGTCGGTTCCGGATCGTCCGCTTTTCTTCAGTACGGACACCCATTTACCGTTCCCAGCGATGGGTGTAGCCATGGCGGAAATGACCGTCGTCGACGCCAACGACCGCGCCATCCAGCGATGTACCGAGTTCGAACTGCGCGAGCACGGCCTCGTCACGAAGACCGAGAACGGCGACGAGACCGGCTTCTTCCCGTTCGGGAGCTTCGCCTACGTCGGGCGAACCCAACGACGGGACGAGCAAGCGACCGCCCAGCAGGAGGCTCGGCAAGGGACCAGTCGCCCCCAGAGCCGCCAGCAGTAAGCAGTAGTTCGAGCCGGACGTTCGGGGCCACCCCCGGCCGTTCAGGCGGGCTGTTCGATGCCGAGTTCGTCGAGGAGCGTTTCGGCGGCCGCGGCCGACGAGCCAGGTCCGCGGGCGGTGACGAGATCGCCGTCGACGGTGACGCTCGTGTCGGCGTCGAGTTCGGCATCCCAGTTGCCGCCCGCTGCACGGACCTCGTCCTCGACCCAGTAGGGAAGTTTCCGGCCGTCGGGCATCCTGTCGTGGTCGTCCACAATACCTTCCTCCCACTCGTTCGGGAACCCGGTGACGTCCCGGCCCTCGACGAGCCGGCCCTCGCTCTCGCCCCACGTGAACGCGAGGATGCCGACGGCGTGACAGACCACGAGCGCCGTGCCGTCGTCGCCGGCGACCGCGTCGGCCAGCAGCGTGCGGGCGTGACGATCCTGATTGATGTCCCACTCGGTTCCGTGCCCGCCGGGGAACACCACCGCGTCGTACTCGTCGGCGTCGGCGGCCGCGACCGGGATCGGGTCGTTCAGCCGGTCGTCGTTCTCGTGGACCTCCATGACGTGTTCGGCGGTCTCCTCGCCCACCTCGTCGGGATCGACCGAGCGCTCGTCGATCTCCGGAGGCGATCCGCTCGGCGTGGCCACGGTGACGTCGACGCTCGCATCCGAGAGACTCGTGAGCGGCTCGATGCATTCCTCGCCCCAGTAGCCCTCCTCGCTGACGACGAACAGTGCGGTTGTCATCGCCCACGATACGCCCCCACCGCCGAAAGGCTCACGGCCGCCGGACAGTTCCGCCGCTTATCTGGTACCGTCGCCCGTCTCCACCGCCGCTCGTCGCCTCCGCCGCTCACCCGGCTCCGTCGCCGATCCGCTCGGCGGGCCGTGGCTCCGGGTACCCCTCGTCGTGGAGGTGACAGGACGCCGGATGGCCCACCGCGGTCTCACGGAGTTCGGGTGGATCGCGCTCGCAGACGGTCGCGAACTCCTCGGCGAGCAGCTCGCGCGCCTCGGCGAGGTCGTCGCGGACCACGTGATCGAGCGCGTCGTCGAGCACCCGCTCCGCGCTCGGGCTGTCGAGCGTCGGCGGCACGTCGAACTCCTCGCGGATCGCGCGCTTCAGCGTCTCGTCGTCCGGGTTCTCGGATTCCATCGAGACGAACTCCCGAACCGCTTCGAGGTCGATCCCCTGGCCGTCGACGTGCTGGCGCAGGTCCATCACCGCGCGCCAGTTCTCCTGCTCGAACTCGTAGTCCGTGGGCTGGATCACCTCGGGACACCGGGTGTGGAACCGGCAGCCGCTCGGCGGGTTCGAGGGGCTCGGGACGTCCCCGCTCAATACTACCCGATCCGCCCGATCGCGCGGGTCCGGGGTGGGGATCGACGCGAGCAGCGCGCGGGTGTAGGGGTGGGCGGGGTTCTCGAACAGCTCCTCGGTCGGCGCGACCTCCACGATCTCGCCGAGATACATCACCGCGACACGATCGCAGACCTCCCGCACCACGCCGAGGTCGTGCGAGATGAACAGCATCCCGACCCCGAACTCGTCTTGGATCTCGTTCATCCGCGAGAGGATCGTCGACTGGATCGAGACGTCGAGCGCGCTCACGGGCTCGTCGGCCACGATCAGTTCGGGGTTGACCACCAGCGCCCGCGCGAGCGCGACGCGCTGTTTCTGCCCGCCCGAGAACTCGTGGGGGTACCGATCGAAGTCCTCGCCCGACAGCCCGATCCGGTCGAGCAGGTTCTCGACGATCCGCCGTCGGCGGTTGCGGTCGCGCATCCCGTGGACGCGGAGCGGTTCGGCGACCGACTCGCCGATGCTCATCCGGGGATCGAAGCTGGAGGTCGGGTCCTGGAAGATCATCTGGGCGCGCCGCCGGAACCGCTTCAGCTCCGCGTCGTCGTATGCGGTGATGTCGGTGCCGTCGAACAGCACCTCGCCCGCGGTGGGATCCTCCAGGCGGAGCATGCTCGTCGCGGCGGTCGACTTCCCACAGCCGGACTCGCCGACCAGGCCAACGGTCTCGCCGCGCTCGACGGTGAAGCTGATCCCGTCGACCGCCTTCACGCGGCCGACCTCGCGCTTCAGAACCCCCTCCGTGATCGGGTAGTGTTTCTTCAGCCCGCGGACTTCGAGCAGCGGCGCGTCGCCGCTCGTCGGTATGTCGCTACTCATCGTCGGCCTCCCTGGATTCCGTCCCCTCTGCAGTCTCGGCACCGACCCCGCCCCGCACGGCACCGCCGTCCGCGAGGCCGGTGTCGGTCTCTCCGGCCGGCTCGCTCTCGCGGACGACCGACGGATCGCCGCTGGGACCGTAGTGGACACAGGAGACCCGGTGGTCGTCGGTGCCGTCGACGGGGTAGAGTTCGGGCTGGTCGCCGACGCGACAGTCGTCGATCGCGTGCTCGCACCGAGGGTTGAACCGGCAGCCCTCGGGCGGGTCGGTCGGGTCCGGCAGCGTTCCGTCGATCGACCCCATCGGGGTTCCACGTCCCGGGAGGCACCTGAGCAGTG
Proteins encoded in this window:
- a CDS encoding WD40/YVTN/BNR-like repeat-containing protein; translated protein: MWGLGADRNEPEWQVVETPFSNDLFEVVTTSRGPFAVGDGGIIAGDRGKGWAIITDDGPNVSQNQLRTLDVTDDGKRLWFAGSSGAIGCYDVETNRKYDYSYPNEMTSTWESIAVSGNTGSEKLLVANGSGEIMPCSVDGFTINWGVPEKPANKGSTMTGLAASPDGYGYGIDTSGNAFMTTRNDGWKDIGVIESQVKFYDIWAERNGRVYIAAGKGVLYRYDNSYRDWTPIGVAEKGALHAFDMYENQMVALGDGGLMYQRTDGGERWERLHTPTDDTLYDLALGDPDIAIGKGGLVLERPRGTTRAAGKSPDGDEYAGRGEVYDADPNAPRESASTASNRPSTAQQPRSEPVQPAAESPQPHASTPPRREPSRNPPQSRTAQPRQQSRESAPTQSRPQPRTEATDVTRSQNVSSRPENGDRSQKENQAKSRPQNPPAETANEQQN
- a CDS encoding DJ-1/PfpI family protein, whose product is MTTALFVVSEEGYWGEECIEPLTSLSDASVDVTVATPSGSPPEIDERSVDPDEVGEETAEHVMEVHENDDRLNDPIPVAAADADEYDAVVFPGGHGTEWDINQDRHARTLLADAVAGDDGTALVVCHAVGILAFTWGESEGRLVEGRDVTGFPNEWEEGIVDDHDRMPDGRKLPYWVEDEVRAAGGNWDAELDADTSVTVDGDLVTARGPGSSAAAAETLLDELGIEQPA
- a CDS encoding ABC transporter ATP-binding protein, giving the protein MSSDIPTSGDAPLLEVRGLKKHYPITEGVLKREVGRVKAVDGISFTVERGETVGLVGESGCGKSTAATSMLRLEDPTAGEVLFDGTDITAYDDAELKRFRRRAQMIFQDPTSSFDPRMSIGESVAEPLRVHGMRDRNRRRRIVENLLDRIGLSGEDFDRYPHEFSGGQKQRVALARALVVNPELIVADEPVSALDVSIQSTILSRMNEIQDEFGVGMLFISHDLGVVREVCDRVAVMYLGEIVEVAPTEELFENPAHPYTRALLASIPTPDPRDRADRVVLSGDVPSPSNPPSGCRFHTRCPEVIQPTDYEFEQENWRAVMDLRQHVDGQGIDLEAVREFVSMESENPDDETLKRAIREEFDVPPTLDSPSAERVLDDALDHVVRDDLAEARELLAEEFATVCERDPPELRETAVGHPASCHLHDEGYPEPRPAERIGDGAG